The segment CCGGCCTATCATCAGGCGTGAGCGGGTGCGCTCCAGCACCGGCCCCACGGGCTGGAACTGAGCCTCCAGCCCACGCCGCCGCAGCGCCGGCAGCATCAGGCGCTCGCCCTCCACCAGCACCACATCGGGCTCCAGCGCCGCCAGGCGCACCGCGTCGTCCAGACTGCGCAGCCACAGCACAGCCTCCTCGGGCAGGCGCGCGCGCAGCCAGCCATTGCCCAGATAGCTCACCACCCGGTAGCCCTTGAGCTCGGCGAGCTGGCGCAGCCGCTCCAGGGCCTCGCGCCGGGGATGCTCACGGTTCACCCAGACCCGGGTGTCGTTCTCCAGCACGTCCTCGCGTCCGGCCAGGGCATAGCGCAGACGCTCCTCGCTGGGGGCGGTGATCATGGCGTCGGCCTGGCCATTGCGCACCATCAGCTGCGCGCGCGCCCAGGGGTAGGCCTCGTGCCGCACCTCCAGTTGCAGGCGGCGCGCCAGCTCCTCGGCCACCGAGACCCAGGCGCCGCGCACCTGATCACCTTCCACATAGGCCAGGGGCGGCAGGCTCTCGGCGTAGACCACGCGCAGCGGCGGCGCTCCCGCGGCGGTGGCGGCAGTGGCGGGCCCGGCGGCGGACATCTTGACCGCAGGCTGGGCGCGCAGGCCGCTGGCCGCGGCGAGCAGACCCATGCCGCCCCAGGCCAGCAAGCGGCGGCGCCAGGCGGCGTCGGGCAGCAGCGCATCCGGCCGCGCCAGTGACGGCGGCTCCTGATGCTGTTGCTGCTGCTGCGGCTTGCTGCGATCCCACTGCCCGTCCAAGGTCCCTCTCCTTGTCCTGCCGGTGCTGAAAACGCCGCTTCAGGCGGCGCGCCGATACAACCGAAATTCGCACGGCGGGGCCATGTCTTGCCTGACCCGCCAGGGGCTGGATTGGAAGAGCCCGCGGCCGTGCTGTCAATCTCTGGTGCACGGCCGGCGGCGGTGGCTCACTCCGGTCGGCGCGCGCGGCTCAGCGGTTTCTTGCCCAGCGCCTGCTCCCAGGCCTGCAGGGTGCAGCTGCTCACCCAGGGGCCGGCATCGCCGCCCGGCGCGGGCGCGGGCCGCGGCTCGGGCAGGCGGCGCTTGAAGAACAGCGCCGTGGCGCGCTTGAAATTGTCCAGCACCTGGGCCGGGCTGGGCCGCTGAGGCCTGGGTTGCCCCGGGACGGAGGACTCGGTGGGCTGGCTGGACTCGCAAAGACGGGGGAGGACTTGCATGGCCCGAAGCATCGCGGCAGGAGCCTTTGCGGGCAATCCCGCCTCGGTAGGCCCCCGATGGGAGGACAAAAGGGCGCAAAGGGGTGACAAATGGGCGAGAGGCGCCCCGCGCCCGGTGCGCTACCATGGGGCACCAGACCGTCAGGTCGTCAAACCGAAGCCTTCGCCGCGCCCCGCGCCCTGTCACACCGGGCTCGCACGCAGCCCAAGTCCTCGTCTTGATCGCTTCACGTATCGGTTCCCGCCCCGACCCGGGGAGGGAATGTGCAGAGAAAAAGTGAGAAAGAAAGAAGGTGGCAGAAGATGCTGGTCACTCCCACAACGCCGGACGAGCTGCGACGCTCCCTGCGTGACAGCGCCGATGCCCTGCAGCGCTGCCAGGCCCACGAAATCCCTGGCGCGCTGATCGACCGACTGGTTGAACTCGACTGGCTGGAATGGCGCGGAGGCGCCCTGGTGCTCACCACCACCGGCCAGAACATCTATCGCAAGGAGCGCGCGCTGCTGCGCGAAGAAGAGGCTCTGGCGCACGCCCAGCCCCGCACCCACAAAAGGAATCCCTGATGGCCAAACCCAACTACCAGTTCGAGAAACGCCAGCGCGAGCTGGCCAAGCAGAAGAAGAAGCAGGAAAAAGCCCAGCGCAAGGCAGCCGGCCCGGCCGGAGAGCATGAAGACGGCAGCCCCAGCGAGGACGCGCCCGCGGATGCCGGCGAGGCGCCCGCGGCCGATGAGCCGCGACAGCCCGCCACCGAGGCAGGCCTGGGCTGAGCGTTCAGTGCTTGGCCCTCGCCTGCAGGCGAGCGGCGCAGACGTGACCGTGCAATGAGAAACGGCTCCGTGAGGGAGCCGTTTTGTTTTTTGGCGCGGGCCAAGACCGGGGCCTGTGCAGCCAGGCGATGGGCGGAAGATCAAGGGCGATAGCTAGCCCAAGGCCCGGCGACAGCCTCCCGCTCTCGCCGAGCGACGCACGAGGCGGCGCTCATTCATCACACAGGCCGCAAACGAAAACGGCTCCCACAAGGGGAGCCGTTTCTGTTTGGTGGCCAAGGGCGGAATCGCCCCCCCCCCCCCCGACACGCCAATGTCTCGCTAAGCCATTGATTTTATGGCGATGACTGATCTGGTTTGCGGAGACAGTGTACCTGTTCGGTGTACCTCGTGGTGGCGCTCCGTGTGCCTTGATCGTGAGGCTCGGAGTCGCCGCCACCCACATTGGCGACCAGGATAGACCATGGCTGCGCAATCTTCAGTGTTGATCCCTAAAACTATTGGGAAGCTGCCGCTCCAATTCCTCACAGCATCGAGCGGTAAAGTGCATCTTTTTGGCCCGAAGGATGACAGCCGCTTCCGAAAACTGACCCCGAGCGCAATGATGCTCTACATCGATGCGTGCGAGTTCGATGTCCGCAAGAGGGTTTCTCTTTTCCCGCATAGCCTTCCGCAGTTCGCCATGCAACTCGTTGTACTGAAGGTCTTTACCTTTTAGCGACAGCATACTAAGAAGTGCCACCTTTGCGACAATAGGCAATGTTCTTCGGATGCTGAAAAGTTCTGAAAGAGAGTTGAGGTCGTTATTTACGATGACATCTCTCATCTTAGAGCGAGCGAAGAAGAAATTCGTTCCCTCCCGCTGGTCCGCATCTCGAAGCTGATCAAGGCAAGTATCGATATCCGTGATCGATACCCCATGCCGTTCAGCCTTGAATCTGTCTAGTAGCACCATCGCAAGCATGTCCAGCACATACGGATTTCCGAAGGCGAGATTATGCGCCTTGGTCACGCAAACATGCGCCTTCTCAAAGTTTCGTTCGAAACAGTAGACGTATGCAAGTTCTCGATAGGCATGCGAATCGGCATATCTATCTAGATCGATCTTTTGGTACCAGCCAAGAGCGGAGCGAAGATTCCCTTTTAGTCGTTCCCTTAGGCCATTGCCGAAGTTGAAGATGGCATCAGTTTGAGAGGATCTCTTTATGTTTGGATATTCTTTCGAGAACGTCTGAAACTCATCGTCGCGTCCTGCGCGAGCCGAGGACAGCCCAATAAGTCGCCAAGCCTCTCGGCGCCCATTATCGCTCAGCTTGGTGCTCTGCCCGTATGCCTCTTTGGCCAACCTCAACGAAGAAGCATAGTCTTGCGCGTCATATTTTCTTCGAGCCGCCTTTAATTGCTGACTCGGCATTACCAAGTTCGAAAGATAGCTTTCGATCGGTGTTCCTTCGAGAATGTGGGCAACTATGCGGGCATCGAGGAGCTTTATCGATACGAAGCTCCCCTCTTCGACATTGTCAAAGCTTTCGAGGATACGCTTGCGGATCGGCGCCAGATCCGTTCGATGCTTATTTGCCAGGTGTTCGGCTGCGCGGGCCACGTAGCTGACAAGAGAATAATCAGCATCTGAGCTTGTCAATAGGCCTGCGTCGATCAGCGACTCTACCGCCCCTTCAAACTCCGGCCACTCTTGCGCGATTGCGAGGATATCGGAATAGCTGAGAACGTTACATTCAGAAAAGAGAGCTACCGCCTTCTCGCGCTCGGAATCTTCGCCAACCAGATCCATAAGGATCTGCTGAACCTGCTCGTTTACCAACTTCACAATGTTGTTGTGAGTTCGATTTGGCTTGTATCTTGGGTTCTGTCGGAGGTATCCGGCCACCATTGAGATAAGTCCGGGGTGCCCAGAAATGCTGGTCTCAATGAGCCGCTGCTCGTCCTTGCTTGGAATGCTGATCGAGTACTTCTTAATAAGCACCCTGAAAAGGAAGTTTGACCAGTTCTCGTTCAGCGGTTCAACATGATAGAAGATGCCGTTGACAAGATCGCTTCCATGAAGGAACCGCTGCGATATGAACCAGACATATGGATAATCGCCCCCTCCAAGGTGCTTAGTCAAATTCGTGAACCAAGCTTGCGGTCGCCCCTCTTCGGTAAGTGCAGAGGTGCCCAAGTTGATTACAACGACTTGATTGAAGTCAATCGAAATTGAGCGAAGAAGTGCAGCCAACTCTTGAGCTTGCATTCCCGGCGTGAGGGATATAAATCTTTCCAGTTCGCGCTTGTAGTCACTGGCCCGCCAGTTTGCGCTAAACGCAAGTGCCCTGCGGTATATGTCGACGGGCCCGTCCACCTGATCGACAGGGATGTCAATCTTGTGCTCCGATACGTGCGGGTAGTAGGAACTGTAAACTTTGGAAAGCAACGTTCGGCGACCGATCCCTCGAGGGCCAGAAGCATATATGTATCCCGGCGGCGCCGGAGAACTTGAGAGACTCTCCACGAGTTGACGTTCTTCATCACCGCGACCGTGGCATTCGGCGGTCGGCGCTTCGGGATGCTGAAGTTCGTTTAAGAGCCGTAGTGCGACCTGTCTCGGCGATGGCGGGCAGGAAACAACGTATCTCCCCATCCACTGGGGCAGCTCGTCCCACTTGGTGTCGTCAAGCTGGAAGATGAGAAACTTGCGAACTTGCCATTTCATGCGGAGCTCAAGAGCCAGATCAATCTCCGCATTAACCCATCTAGACTTAATTGCCGAGCCGGAAAGGAAGAGTGCATAAGTATCGCAGTCTTCTATACCGCTTCGGATCTGCTCCGTTAAGTCCCCGTTCTTCTTAAGTGTTTTCGCGTCGTACACGGCCTTAGCTGCGCCGAGTTCAGCGTACACCTGCTCTACAAAATCTTTGTCAAAAGAGCTATGTGAAAGAAACGCTTTGGCCATAACTGCTCCTCCCTGCATGTAAATATTGGATGGACGATTCGCATGCCTGACAGCTCTTTGTGCGTCCGCTTGTTGAACAGGCTACACCAGCGAATGCAATCGCAGGAGGGGTGCGCTCAAAATTTCGGTAGAAATGCGCGGCGGGTATACCCGAGTTTCGGGCGGGCAGTCCCCCCCCCCCCCCCCCCCGCCCCGGTAGCGCCTCATCGAACGCCGATACATGGACAAGCGCGGCGAGCAGGCCAAGGCCCGAGCCAACCGCGAGAAAGCCCTCTTGAGCCACGTGTTCAACAAGGCCCGGGAGTGGGGCTACACCGACGCCACGAATCCCTGCCAGGGGGGTCAAGGGCTTCAAGGAAGCCGGGCGCGACCGCTACGTGAGCGACGACGAATTCCGAGCCGTTTGGGAGAAGGCCGACCAGACCCTGCGCGATGCGATGGACCTGGCCCTGTTGACCGGCCAGCTGCCGGCCGATGTGCTGAAGATCAAGCGCGAGGACTTGCGCGACGGCGCGCTGTGGATCGTGCAGAACAAGACCAAGGCCAAGCGCGCCATCGAGATCACCGGCGAGCTGGCCGCGCTGATCGAGCGCATAGGAGCCAGGCCGCGCGAGCGCCTGAGCGCCTGGCTGATTCAGGATGACGACGGCAAGCCGCTGGGCACATTCGCGCTGCGCTCACGCTTCGACAAGGCACGGCGCGCGGCCGGCGTGGAGTTTCAGTTCCGGGACATTCGCGCCAAGGCCGCGACCGACACGGGCGACCTGGCGCACTCGCAGAAACTGCTGGGGCATCGCAATCGCGAAATGACAGAGCACTACGTCCGGCAGCGCGTCGGCGAGCGGGTACAGCCGCTTCGATAGCTGCTTCTCAGGACAGCTGGCCGCCTAGTTTGCCGCGGGTGCTGAGCCACTTCTGATGCGCCGCCCACCCATTAGGGTCACACTCCTTGCACAGCTCATGCGGTTCGTGGCGATGGTAGACGCGGAACATCTTCTCAAGTAGTTCCAGAATCTCACGCTGATCGTCTCTCGCATGGACTGCTGAGAAGGCCGATGCATAGTCTTTCATGAACAGCATGAGGCTTGGGAAATCGGGAATGTAGACCTCATGCCCCGCCGCACCAGCCGGGGTGACAAGAGCAAAGAAGTCATCGCCAGAGGACCTCTCGTAAAGCTCGATCTCCGATCCATGCTCGCTCCCGACGGATACCCGGGATGCGAAGCCGACTCGTGCTAGATAGGCCCCCAAGTCTTCGCCATCAGCCCATTCCGGCAGATCGCTCCCATCGACCCATTGACCCTTGAGAAACGTGAATCGAGCCACTTCTCGCCCCTTCCCTGTTTCGCCAATTGGCGGCGGTTTGTAGATGCAAAGCCGAATTGTAGAAAAGCCCCGGACAGTCAAACTGCGCGGGGCTCTCTGTAAGTGCTTGTGGGCACTCGGGAATTTTGGTGGCCAAGGGCGGATTTGAACCACCGACACGCGGATTTTCAATCCGCTGCTCTACCAACTGAGCTACTTGGCCTTTGTTTTTTGTCGCTGCCGATCAATCTCGATCAGCGAAGACCGCGACTATAGCACAAATTTCAGAGCCCGCCACCTCTTTTGTTGCGAGAGAGGTCCACGCCCAGCTGCTTGAGCTTGCGGTAGAGGTGGGTGCGCTCCAGGCCGGTCTTCTCGGCCACGCGGGTCATGGAGCCGCTTTCCTTGGCGAGATGGAACTCGAAGTAGCTTTTCTCGAAGGCGTCGCGGGCCTCGCGCAGGGGGCGGTCCAGCTCGAAGAGCTGCTCCGAGGCCAGGCCGCCGGCGGGCAGGCCACCGTTGAGCGGGGCGCCGCCCAGGGCGCCGGGATGCATGCCGCCGCCGAGCGGGGCCACGAGGCCGGCGCCGCTGCCGCCCACCAGGCCGGTCGAGCCGTGCAGGGCCAGGGCGCTGGCACCGGCATCGCCGCGGCCATAAGGCGAGACGACGCCCGCCGGCAGCACGCCTGCGGCACCGACCACGCCCGCCCCCAGGGCGCCCACAGGCGGGGCGGCGCGCGGCGCGGTCTTGACCAGGGCCTGCTCCACGGCGCGCAGCAGCTTCTGCAGGGTGATGGGCTTTTCGAGGAAGGCAATGGCGCCGAACTTGGTGGCCTCCACCGCCGTGTCGATGGTGCCGTGCCCGCTCATCATGATGACGGGCATGGTGAGTTGGCCCGAGCTGCCCCACTCCTTGAGGAGGGTGACGCCGTCGACGTCGGGCATCCAGATGTCGAGCAGGACCAGATCCGGCCGCATGCGCTCGCGCGTGGCGCGTGCCTGGGCGGCGTTCTCGGCCAGCTCGATGGTGTGGCCCTCGTCGGAGAGGATCTCGGACAAGAGGGCACGAATGCCCAGTTCGTCGTCAACTACAAGAATGGTTGCCATGTATGCCTGCTGTTCACGCGGCCCTTTGCGCGATGCCGGCGTCGGCCGGGCCCGGTGCAGTCGCGAATTTTGAAAATGATAACGAAACTTGGGCACCAATCGGCGCCTGGGACTCGTCTGCGTGAGGATGGAGGTTGACCAGGCGCACCCGGGCCCCGTGTTCATCGGCGATTTTCTTCACCACCGCGAGTCCCAGACCCGTGCCTTTGCTCTTGGTGGTGACATAGGGCTCGAAAGCCCGCTTGAGCACCTTCTCGGCAAAGCCGGGCCCATTGTCTATGACCTGCAGGCGCAGGGAGCGCAGCTCGCCGATTTCGTTGTAGGCCTTCTGGGTGCGCAGCGTCACGCGGCCATCGGCCTGCTCGGCCACGGCGTCCAGCGCGTTCTGCACCAGGTTGTGGATGACCTGGCGCAGCTGGGTCAGATCGCCCAGGATGGCGGGCGGGTCGCTGCAAAGCTCGGCCTGCAGGCGGCCGGCCTCCTGGGCCTCGGCATAGAGCATCAGCACCTCGCTGGCCAGGGCATTGAGGTCCAGGGGCTTGAGTTGGGCCGAGGGCAGGCGGGCGTAGTCGCGGAACTCGTTGACCAGCTGCTTCATGGCCTGCACCTGGTTGACGATGGTGGCCACCGAGCGCACCAGCATGGCCTGGTCCGTGCCTTCGAGCTTGGCCTCCAGCTTGTGCTGCAGGCGTTCGGCGGAAAGCTGGATGGGCGTCAGCGGGTTCTTGATCTCGTGCGCGATGCGGCGGGCCACGTCCGCCCAGGCGGTCGAGCGCTGCGCGATGACGAGGTCGGTGATGTCGTCGAAGACCAGCAGGCGGCCGTGCGGCGGCAGCTGGGCGCCGCGCACCAGCAGGGTCAGGGTGTCCTGATTGCCTTCCAGCTGCAGCTCGAAGGCGTCCTGCCAGGTGCCGCGCTCGCCGGCCTCGGGGTTGTCGCCCAGCTGCTCGAAGCGCTGCCAGATGCTCTGGGCGAAGGCCTGCAGCGGGGCCAGCTCTTCCAAACGCCGGCCCTGGTAGGCCGAAAGCGGCAGGCGCAGGATGCGGGTAGCGCCGGGGTTGACGGTCTCGATCAGGCCCTGTGCATCGAACACGATGACACCGGCGGTCAGGTTGTCCAGGATGGTCTGCAGATTGCTGCGCGCCGCCTCCAGCTGCAGCACGCTCAGGTCCACCTGCACCCGGGCCTCGGCCAGCTGGTCGGTCATGTCGGCAAAGCTGCGGGTCAGGCCGCCCAGCTCGTCGCGCGAGGTGAGCACGGGCTTGGCCGAGAGGTCGCCCTTGGCCACCTGGCGCATGCCGTCGGCCAGCAGCAGCAGGGGATGGGCCAGCTGGTTGCCCAGGGTGATGGCCAGGAGCATGGCGGCAAACACAGCCAGGATCAGCACCAGGGTCAGGGTGCCCAGATACATGCGGCGCAGACCGTCGCGCTCCAGGGCGCGCTGCTGGTACTCGCTGCTGGCGGTCTGCACCGCCAGTGCATTGCCCACCACCTGGGCCGGCACGCGCTGCACCACCATCAGGTAGCGGTCGCTGCTGCCCAGGCTGAGCTCGCTGCTGGGCAGACGGGCCAGGGCGCGGATGCGGGCCTGGCCCTGCAGGGCCAGGGCCTCGTCCTCCAGGCCCTCGATCTGGCTGCCCACGCCGGCCGAGCGGGCCTGGCGCAGCAGGGCTGGGGCCGGGCGGTCGGGCGTGAGCGCACTGGTATCGCCGCCCACCGACATCAGGATCTGCCCGCTGCTGCCCACCAGGGCCACGGTGCGGGCGCCCAGCTGCTCGCGCAGGCGCTCCAGGCTCAGCAGCTGCAGGGGCTGGGTGCCCGGCGAGGCCTCGGCCAGGCGCTCGGCGGCGTCGCGGGTCTTGCCCGCCACATCGTTGACCAGGCCGTCCAGGGTGCTGCGGCCCAGGTTCAGGCCGGCCTCCAGGGCACTGGCCAGGCGCACATCGAACCAGCTGTCGATGCTGCGGTTCACGAACTGGTAGGAGACGGTGTAGATCAGCAGACCCGGCACCAGGCCCACCAGGGCGAAGATGCCCGCCAGCTTGAGCAGCAGACGGCTGCCGAACTTGGCCCGCCTGACCCGCAGCAGCAGGCGCACCGAGGCCGTGCCGATCACCAGCACCAGCACCGCGGCCACGGCAGCATTCAGCCAGAACAGCCAGACATAGTGGCGCTCGAAGAAGCCGCGCGGCGTGGTGGCGCCGATGGAGAGCAAAAAGGCCAGCACCCCGCAGGCGCCGGTGACGGCAACCAGGGAAACCAGCCAGGCCCAGCGCGCCGAACGGCTCATGGCTTGCCCGGTGCGCTCAGCAGCTCGGGGTGGATCTGCAGCGTGCGCTCCGCGCTCAGGGCCCAGCCCTGGGGCGAGCCCAGGCCGATCTGCATGGGCCGGGGCAGCTGGCTGGTGTCCAGCCGGTAGCTGAAGTCCAGGTAGTAGCGGGCGTCCTCGTCCAGGTCCTTGAGCTCGGCCAGGCGCCAGCCCACCTGGCCGCGCAGGGCGGCCAGGGCCTCGGCCAGGCTGGGATAGCCCTGGTGCAGGCCGCCGGTGGAGACGCGGTACTGCCGGGTGAGCGGCTGCCAGGTCAGGCGCCAGCTGCGCGAGACCTGGGCCACGCGCGCATCACGCCAATACCAGCGCGAGCGCTGCAGCGAGGCCTCGGCCACGAAATAGATGGGCACGCCCTTCATCAGCGCGTCTTCCACCGCCCGGGGCAGCTCGAAGCGGGTGCTGAAGTTCAGCACCAGGCCTTCTTCATGGCGCTCCACGCTGAGCTGGGCCAGCTCCACGCCATCGGCACGGGCCGGGGCGCCGGGCAGCAGGGCCAGGAGCAGCAGGGCGAGGGCGAACAGGCGCGCGAACAAGGGCAAGGGGCTAGAGCTTGTGCAGCAGGGCGTAGAAGAAACCGTCGACCATCGCGGCCCCCTCACCCTGGGACGCTGCATTGTCAGCCAGGGGCAGCAGATGCCCGGTGATGCCCTGCACCGTCAGCGAGCGAGCCTCGGCATGACGTTGCAAAAATGCATCGACCTGGCACTGCCCCTCGGCCTTGAAGATGGAGCAGGTGGCATACACCAGACGCCCGCCCGGCTTGAGCAGGGCCCAGAGCGCGTCCAGCAGCTGGGCCTGGATCTGGGCCA is part of the Shinella sp. XGS7 genome and harbors:
- a CDS encoding ATP-binding protein; the encoded protein is MSRSARWAWLVSLVAVTGACGVLAFLLSIGATTPRGFFERHYVWLFWLNAAVAAVLVLVIGTASVRLLLRVRRAKFGSRLLLKLAGIFALVGLVPGLLIYTVSYQFVNRSIDSWFDVRLASALEAGLNLGRSTLDGLVNDVAGKTRDAAERLAEASPGTQPLQLLSLERLREQLGARTVALVGSSGQILMSVGGDTSALTPDRPAPALLRQARSAGVGSQIEGLEDEALALQGQARIRALARLPSSELSLGSSDRYLMVVQRVPAQVVGNALAVQTASSEYQQRALERDGLRRMYLGTLTLVLILAVFAAMLLAITLGNQLAHPLLLLADGMRQVAKGDLSAKPVLTSRDELGGLTRSFADMTDQLAEARVQVDLSVLQLEAARSNLQTILDNLTAGVIVFDAQGLIETVNPGATRILRLPLSAYQGRRLEELAPLQAFAQSIWQRFEQLGDNPEAGERGTWQDAFELQLEGNQDTLTLLVRGAQLPPHGRLLVFDDITDLVIAQRSTAWADVARRIAHEIKNPLTPIQLSAERLQHKLEAKLEGTDQAMLVRSVATIVNQVQAMKQLVNEFRDYARLPSAQLKPLDLNALASEVLMLYAEAQEAGRLQAELCSDPPAILGDLTQLRQVIHNLVQNALDAVAEQADGRVTLRTQKAYNEIGELRSLRLQVIDNGPGFAEKVLKRAFEPYVTTKSKGTGLGLAVVKKIADEHGARVRLVNLHPHADESQAPIGAQVSLSFSKFATAPGPADAGIAQRAA
- a CDS encoding ABC transporter substrate-binding protein, with the protein product MDGQWDRSKPQQQQQHQEPPSLARPDALLPDAAWRRRLLAWGGMGLLAAASGLRAQPAVKMSAAGPATAATAAGAPPLRVVYAESLPPLAYVEGDQVRGAWVSVAEELARRLQLEVRHEAYPWARAQLMVRNGQADAMITAPSEERLRYALAGREDVLENDTRVWVNREHPRREALERLRQLAELKGYRVVSYLGNGWLRARLPEEAVLWLRSLDDAVRLAALEPDVVLVEGERLMLPALRRRGLEAQFQPVGPVLERTRSRLMIGRRSPHAARLAEFDRALAAMRREGSLRLLLATHGLD
- a CDS encoding tyrosine-type recombinase/integrase, producing the protein MSDDEFRAVWEKADQTLRDAMDLALLTGQLPADVLKIKREDLRDGALWIVQNKTKAKRAIEITGELAALIERIGARPRERLSAWLIQDDDGKPLGTFALRSRFDKARRAAGVEFQFRDIRAKAATDTGDLAHSQKLLGHRNREMTEHYVRQRVGERVQPLR
- a CDS encoding toll/interleukin-1 receptor domain-containing protein; the encoded protein is MAKAFLSHSSFDKDFVEQVYAELGAAKAVYDAKTLKKNGDLTEQIRSGIEDCDTYALFLSGSAIKSRWVNAEIDLALELRMKWQVRKFLIFQLDDTKWDELPQWMGRYVVSCPPSPRQVALRLLNELQHPEAPTAECHGRGDEERQLVESLSSSPAPPGYIYASGPRGIGRRTLLSKVYSSYYPHVSEHKIDIPVDQVDGPVDIYRRALAFSANWRASDYKRELERFISLTPGMQAQELAALLRSISIDFNQVVVINLGTSALTEEGRPQAWFTNLTKHLGGGDYPYVWFISQRFLHGSDLVNGIFYHVEPLNENWSNFLFRVLIKKYSISIPSKDEQRLIETSISGHPGLISMVAGYLRQNPRYKPNRTHNNIVKLVNEQVQQILMDLVGEDSEREKAVALFSECNVLSYSDILAIAQEWPEFEGAVESLIDAGLLTSSDADYSLVSYVARAAEHLANKHRTDLAPIRKRILESFDNVEEGSFVSIKLLDARIVAHILEGTPIESYLSNLVMPSQQLKAARRKYDAQDYASSLRLAKEAYGQSTKLSDNGRREAWRLIGLSSARAGRDDEFQTFSKEYPNIKRSSQTDAIFNFGNGLRERLKGNLRSALGWYQKIDLDRYADSHAYRELAYVYCFERNFEKAHVCVTKAHNLAFGNPYVLDMLAMVLLDRFKAERHGVSITDIDTCLDQLRDADQREGTNFFFARSKMRDVIVNNDLNSLSELFSIRRTLPIVAKVALLSMLSLKGKDLQYNELHGELRKAMREKRNPLADIELARIDVEHHCARGQFSEAAVILRAKKMHFTARCCEELERQLPNSFRDQH
- a CDS encoding DUF4390 domain-containing protein, giving the protein MPLFARLFALALLLLALLPGAPARADGVELAQLSVERHEEGLVLNFSTRFELPRAVEDALMKGVPIYFVAEASLQRSRWYWRDARVAQVSRSWRLTWQPLTRQYRVSTGGLHQGYPSLAEALAALRGQVGWRLAELKDLDEDARYYLDFSYRLDTSQLPRPMQIGLGSPQGWALSAERTLQIHPELLSAPGKP
- a CDS encoding response regulator → MATILVVDDELGIRALLSEILSDEGHTIELAENAAQARATRERMRPDLVLLDIWMPDVDGVTLLKEWGSSGQLTMPVIMMSGHGTIDTAVEATKFGAIAFLEKPITLQKLLRAVEQALVKTAPRAAPPVGALGAGVVGAAGVLPAGVVSPYGRGDAGASALALHGSTGLVGGSGAGLVAPLGGGMHPGALGGAPLNGGLPAGGLASEQLFELDRPLREARDAFEKSYFEFHLAKESGSMTRVAEKTGLERTHLYRKLKQLGVDLSRNKRGGGL